From a region of the Acidobacteriota bacterium genome:
- a CDS encoding class I SAM-dependent DNA methyltransferase, with protein MPGRDLTVDNPEPEWSAADVVIGNPPFPGGKLLIKHLGDDYVSRMFVTYADRVPAEADLVCYWFEKAGQQIVSGKTSRAGLVATNSIRGGANRRALQAATNTRRIFEAWSDEPLVIDGAAVRVSLVCFSRGDDFVSGARLDGRPR; from the coding sequence GTGCCGGGACGCGATCTCACGGTTGACAACCCCGAGCCGGAGTGGTCGGCGGCCGACGTCGTGATCGGCAACCCGCCGTTCCCGGGTGGGAAGCTGCTGATCAAGCACTTGGGCGATGACTACGTGTCGCGGATGTTCGTAACCTACGCCGACCGCGTGCCGGCGGAAGCCGACCTGGTCTGCTACTGGTTCGAAAAGGCCGGCCAGCAAATCGTCTCTGGCAAGACAAGCCGGGCAGGGCTCGTCGCGACGAACTCGATCCGGGGCGGTGCGAACCGGCGGGCGCTGCAGGCGGCGACCAACACGCGGCGGATCTTCGAGGCGTGGAGCGACGAGCCGTTGGTGATCGACGGCGCGGCGGTGCGAGTGTCGCTGGTCTGCTTCTCGCGCGGCGACGACTTCGTATCCGGAGCTCGCCTCGACGGTCGGCCCCGTTGA
- a CDS encoding SUMF1/EgtB/PvdO family nonheme iron enzyme: MKGSLWRWVVVWVSLSAALPAVAQPPSGALAIDERQGDQWGWAVDYETVAAARERALRECGSGCSVVLTFERCAAYAADQAAASTAYGWAEDHASGEAARGRALSECRSLGGGSGCVVRAWGCNGPVVEEQLGLDYSARRRIQQGLVSEGLDPGTPDGLFGPRTRAAIRRWQTSRGAPSTGYLDGASAEALESAAGGGSASAAVEPLAAPGALGESQAASPAASAELEGLFWQSVMNSTNPAEFEAYLRRFPNGVFSELARARLAALRSGSSAAPAGARPRVGGAGAPASGSGVVGSRVSGAAAPAFGPVTGGDVARRPGEVFRDCAACPEMVVLPGGDLAMGRYEVTVGEYRAFASATSGGAGGGCFFLDRLSWRDPGFPQTERHPVTCVSWDDAQAYLSWLSRTIGMTYRLPTESEWAQAAAGSQPGCERARTGRDETCPVGSYGSNSAGLSDMVGNLWEWTNDCWNGDCDERFVRGASWLNTAGLQHPITRLPFSTGRRDRTFGFRVLRTLD; encoded by the coding sequence ATGAAGGGATCCTTGTGGCGGTGGGTCGTGGTTTGGGTTTCGTTGAGCGCCGCGTTGCCAGCCGTCGCTCAGCCGCCGTCGGGTGCGCTGGCGATCGATGAGCGCCAAGGCGATCAGTGGGGCTGGGCCGTGGACTATGAGACGGTCGCCGCGGCGCGGGAAAGGGCGTTGCGAGAGTGCGGTTCGGGGTGCTCGGTGGTGCTGACGTTCGAGCGGTGCGCCGCGTATGCGGCCGATCAGGCTGCCGCGAGTACCGCGTATGGCTGGGCGGAAGATCATGCCTCCGGCGAAGCCGCCCGGGGACGGGCGCTGTCCGAGTGCCGTTCGCTAGGTGGCGGTTCGGGTTGCGTGGTCCGGGCGTGGGGCTGCAATGGCCCGGTGGTCGAGGAGCAGTTGGGTCTCGATTATTCCGCGCGTCGCCGGATACAGCAAGGCTTGGTGTCCGAAGGCCTCGACCCCGGGACGCCGGACGGGCTGTTCGGGCCACGGACGCGGGCGGCGATTCGTCGCTGGCAAACGTCTCGCGGCGCGCCGTCGACGGGGTATCTGGATGGCGCGTCTGCCGAAGCGCTGGAGTCTGCAGCCGGCGGTGGGTCGGCGTCGGCTGCGGTCGAGCCGCTCGCGGCGCCCGGGGCGCTGGGGGAGTCGCAGGCTGCCTCGCCCGCTGCGAGCGCGGAGTTGGAGGGCCTGTTCTGGCAGTCGGTGATGAACAGCACGAACCCGGCGGAGTTCGAGGCGTATCTGCGTCGATTCCCGAACGGGGTGTTCAGCGAGTTGGCGCGGGCGCGGCTGGCGGCGTTGCGTTCGGGGTCGTCGGCAGCGCCCGCGGGAGCGCGACCGCGTGTCGGGGGTGCTGGCGCGCCGGCTTCCGGTTCGGGCGTCGTCGGTTCACGTGTCTCCGGTGCCGCGGCGCCGGCCTTCGGCCCAGTGACCGGCGGCGATGTGGCGCGCCGACCCGGCGAGGTGTTCCGGGACTGCGCCGCGTGTCCGGAGATGGTGGTGCTGCCGGGCGGCGACTTGGCGATGGGCCGCTATGAGGTGACGGTGGGGGAGTATCGGGCGTTTGCGTCGGCGACAAGTGGAGGTGCCGGCGGCGGATGTTTCTTCCTCGACCGCCTTTCGTGGCGTGACCCCGGCTTTCCACAGACGGAACGTCATCCGGTGACGTGCGTGAGCTGGGACGACGCGCAGGCGTACTTGTCGTGGTTGAGCCGGACGATAGGCATGACGTATCGGCTGCCGACTGAGTCCGAATGGGCACAGGCGGCTGCCGGGTCTCAGCCTGGATGCGAACGGGCGCGGACGGGACGTGATGAAACGTGCCCGGTCGGCTCCTACGGTTCGAACAGTGCTGGTCTGTCGGACATGGTCGGGAATCTGTGGGAGTGGACGAATGATTGCTGGAATGGAGACTGCGACGAGCGTTTTGTGCGCGGCGCTTCCTGGCTCAATACCGCAGGATTGCAGCATCCCATCACGCGCCTCCCGTTCAGCACCGGCCGGCGAGACCGCACCTTCGGCTTTCGCGTGCTGAGAACGCTCGATTGA
- a CDS encoding IS3 family transposase, with product MDARPQPVSSTELALMRALDEVYTATPFYGSRRLQVALQREGWTVNRKRVQRLMRLMGIEAVGPKPRLSQRHPGHRVYPYLLRDVAIERVDQVWSCDITYIRLRSGFVYLMAILDWFSRYVLDWELSVTLDGQFCRDALERALAGGRPEVFNTDQGVQFTSDAFTRLLRAAEVQISMDGRGRALDNVFVERLWRSVKYEEVYLKDYAAVPEARAELKRYFAFYNHGRPHQALEYRTPAEVYGAVPALASAGSRVGC from the coding sequence GTGGACGCCCGGCCGCAGCCGGTGAGCTCGACCGAGTTGGCACTGATGCGCGCGCTCGACGAGGTGTACACGGCGACGCCGTTCTACGGCTCGCGGCGGCTGCAGGTTGCTCTGCAGCGCGAGGGATGGACGGTGAACCGCAAGCGGGTGCAGCGCCTGATGCGGTTGATGGGCATCGAGGCTGTGGGCCCGAAGCCGCGGTTGAGTCAGCGGCATCCCGGGCACCGGGTGTATCCGTACCTGCTGCGCGACGTCGCGATCGAGCGGGTCGACCAAGTTTGGAGTTGCGACATCACGTACATCCGGCTGCGGTCGGGATTCGTCTACCTGATGGCGATCCTGGACTGGTTCAGCCGGTACGTCCTGGACTGGGAGCTGTCGGTCACGTTGGACGGTCAGTTCTGCCGAGACGCGCTCGAACGGGCGCTGGCCGGTGGGCGACCGGAGGTCTTCAATACGGACCAGGGTGTGCAGTTCACCAGCGATGCGTTCACGCGCCTGCTGCGTGCGGCCGAGGTGCAGATCAGCATGGACGGCCGTGGCCGGGCGCTGGACAACGTTTTCGTCGAGCGGCTGTGGCGGTCGGTGAAGTACGAAGAGGTGTACCTGAAGGACTACGCGGCCGTGCCGGAGGCCCGCGCCGAGCTGAAGCGCTACTTCGCATTCTACAATCATGGGCGCCCGCACCAGGCGTTGGAGTATCGAACGCCGGCAGAGGTTTACGGTGCGGTCCCCGCGCTGGCGTCTGCCGGCTCGCGGGTCGGATGCTGA
- a CDS encoding DUF2235 domain-containing protein, giving the protein MVKAKNIVVCSDGTGNRGGKTRGTNVWRIFNAVRFPCGLGCIPRYSTRRATRGTFCTWRCRRSRTSSTGCSSRPKHWTSSVGSRRSDRPTSRASSSTRTRRSWRVRRCESARSSGCVATALRKRATRS; this is encoded by the coding sequence ATGGTCAAGGCCAAGAACATCGTCGTCTGCTCGGACGGTACCGGTAACCGGGGAGGAAAGACGCGCGGTACGAACGTCTGGCGCATCTTCAACGCGGTACGATTCCCGTGCGGGTTGGGGTGCATTCCACGATACTCGACCCGGCGTGCGACTCGGGGAACTTTCTGTACCTGGCGCTGCAGGCGCTCAAGGACCTCGAGCACCGGGTGCAGCTCGAGGCCGAAGCACTGGACTTCCAGCGTGGGTTCCCGGAGGTCGGACCGGCCAACGTCAAGGGCATCGAGCTCAACCCGTACGCGGCGGAGCTGGCGCGTGCGTCGGTGTGAATCGGCGAGATCCAGTGGATGCGTCGCAACGGCTTTACGGAAGCGCGCGACCCGATCCTGA